GAGGCAGCATTTAGCCAATTACCAGATGCAGGTTTTGGTCTTGGTTCAAAGAATTACAATTTATAGCAATGAAAACAGAAATAATAGTTACCTTCTTCCAAGAACTGAATATCAGATGTATCAAGATTATGATCTCTTTCAAATAACTGTTTTCCTGTAATAAATATTTAGGGATAAATTGTATCAGACACCGTTATTAGAATTCTGACAACATGCATtcaataggctgcaatcctatacttacttacctggaagtaagcaccatttaactcagtgggttGTACTTCTTAGTAGGCATGTGTAGGACTGTACCATTAGAAGCTTATGCCAATAAGAAAACTTTGGTCTGTAGCACATTTACACATTCTTATATCAGGAGCACTGACAAGGAATGGGCCAAGGCTTCACTCCTAAGTATTGCAGAGTGGGCCATTTCAGACAGAATGCTGAGCTATGGTTTAGCACTACAAACCTTGGATTTGCATATTCCTTTATCTTCCTCTAGCACACCCATGAGGAAGAGATTGGAATATTTCGTTTCTCCATTTAAAATGGTCAGAGTTACTCTGAGTTCATACCTAAGAAGGAACTAGAGTTCACTCAAAAGTGGAAGCTTCCAATCTGTTCAGGACTGCATAAGAGGACAGGGGTCAGGGAGCGTGTGAGTAATCCAAaactatagtttagcattatatcAGAACCTGCCCATTTTGTCCtgctgacttcaatgggacttacttctgaggaaccATAGTTAGGTTTGCACCATTAATCATCTTTAAATTTCCCTTAAAGCAAACGCAAAGACAGTAGCTTAGTTCaaacaacacgttagtcaacgcagtgtgataACTCCACTCAACGTTTCAGTTTTtaagaggtactccccacacaacatgttctaactccaccattgtgtgactgtgggctaccgtggagtgagtaaaatccattgcaatgtttgattgacagttcctctgcactctctccttccccggtcctcccgatggtatcccatcagccattgttgctaAAAAAAACAATCCAggtagctctcctagagtggcactcattcctttcaccactcttgccaaggaactctgtaaccagtgggaaaagtcaactcaacagaacggaaaactccatgaagcccaccacacaacacaccagttgtgcaggaactctcctctgcacagcatggatattctgtgttgagtgttttccaaaaaaaaccctctaccatcgtgtggagttttcccaccagacaacacatttctcaacggtggtgtaaaaactccaccgtggagttctaaagccATCATTGAGaaacttgttgtctgaacagagcctgtCTTtgcactggctacagagttccctggcaagagtgatgaAAGGaatgagtgccactctaggagagctaccTGGATTGTTTTTTtagcaacaatggctgatgggataccattgggaggaccgggggaggagagaatggAGAGGAACTGTCAAACCCTTGGCAGTTGTGAAATAACTTCAATATTGCTTGACGACTCTGCTAGAAGACTGTATTCAAGCTCTTATTACTACCACTCTATGggttagtttttttaaatgattaaatTGTTGGCATGGATCCAAAGAAACACGTGACTACTTCTGCATTTCCATGGGCGGCTTCGACTTGTATTTCTTAAGCAGCATCCATGCACCACTCTGCCTGGGCAACTTCTTTTGAAGCTGAAGAAATTTTCCAACTGGTTTGATATGACATGGATGACTTAGTATTCAAAAGCAAAAAGTAGAATATTTTCCTGGTACACCCAAGGCCTGGAGCTTGCCTGACATAGCTCTTTGGAAACCCAGTCAAATAAAATGGTAGACTTAAGGCAGCATTCATATCATACCTGTTAGTTTATTTTTTCCACACTGTTCTTCCTCTTTCATCTTTTTCCTTCTGATTTCTACGATCTCTGTATCAAATTTTGCTTTCCAGCTTAGAAAGTTTTCGATAGTGACAGGGGTGCCATGGAAACATTGCTAAacgaaaggggggaaatgttaaaatatATACGTCATCAACATATTTCTTCCCAAATTCAAAGTAAGTGTAACTCTAAACATTTAAGTGTAACTcttagcatttaacaacatatgctaaggtgtgttttttttttaatggtccccagaactgttgttgtttaaatggataatgttgttttatactgttgtttttatatttttgatggttttaaaattttgtatactttttaatgttcactgtttttaacttttgtaaaccgcccagagagttttggctatggggcagtatataaacttaataaatgaatgaataaataaataaataaatattcaattccaGGCTTTCATAAATAGACTTAGAGGAGCATTGTGTCGCTTGTCTGCCTAAACAAGAAATATAATTACAACTCTAATATGCAGCAGTGAGAACAACCAAGCTAACACTGATCCCAGATGGGAAACAcagccaccaccagcaccaccatcaCTACTACAACCAGGCTAGCTCCTCTACttcatataaatttatttatttattacatttataacccaccttttttccttgcaaggaacccaaagcagcttacatggtcctcctcatcttttccatttatcctcacaagaatccTGTGATGTAGCTtcggctgagagtcagcgactggctgAAAGTCACACAATGGCCTGTTcggaaaacaccttaaaccacagcttaaaccatggtaaataaggcaaaaagccttattcaccatggttaaagccgtggtttaaggtgtcttctgagcagggccCGTGAggttcatgactgagtggggactaggacccggatCTTCTgcatctcagtccaacactctaaccgttaTATCACAGTGGCTTTCTTAATTGCAAGCCAAATAGGGCATCACATGATTGTAATGAATGGGCTGTCCTACCCTATAGTCCTACATGGCCAATCTACAGTGAAGAAATGTATGTGCAAGAAGCTGCTCATGTGTAGGCTACTTCACTGAGGAAGTCCACAACAATGTGTGCAAACAGCATGGTTCCACTTCTAGTAATCGTGTGATGAATCTTCACATGTTTCGTTCATGAAGGGGGCTTACAGATCTACTTCATTTTAAAGGTGGCTTCTGCAAGTGGAATATTTAAGCACACAAGAAATTTGCCACTGAAAGTTGAGGGACTCCCCAACACATGCAGTTACACAGCCAGGTTGTGTCATAGGTAAGATTCCCATATGGAAAAATGAAAATCTTCTGCACATAATTAACATTCATTTACAGGCCTGATGCTATGCCAAATGCAATTACATGGAAGAaactgatgttgttgttttttttaaaaaaacaagaaactacaaatgtaaaataaaattatgatttCATCAGAAAATTAAAAGTCCTTAACTGAGGTATTTTGCTATGGCTGTTGCTTGGTTTTTCTAATGGATTAATATGGTGACTTATATTCTTAAACTGCTTTAGAGAATACCACATTTAGCTGCTTGAAGAGGAATCCTAGAACTGGAGGGAGCTGATCATGTACCTAAGGATGGGATTTGCATAAAGGAAAACATAATCCAACCACTAGACAATTTCACCAAGTCTGGTTTCTAATTACTTTATATTGTGTACCGTCTAAAATTATTATCCAGCTTTGCTAATTTAAGGAGTATGTTTTTCTTTGCTTCTTCTCCTTGCCTTACAAAGGACTAGTATATTTAGAGACAGCACCTAGCCAGGCCAATCTTACACCAGAGAGCTTGCTAATATTTATAACATTATGTTGATACGTCGTTCTTTCACCTTTTCTGcctcctctgcttctttttccttctgtatcttctcctcttctcttcttgtttttatctgatcaacaatttcatttaatttttcttGCACAGCTGATACTAATGTGAAGATCATTACCATACCTAGGTTTTCTTCTGTCTGAAAAACACAAAAGGGTTTACAGGAAACGAAATCATAATCTGGAATGGCAAATAAAAGATATGCAGTAAAAGTTGCTTTGAAAAGCATTCAAAAGTaggcaaaaatgaaaaaagatatGTTGGTGATATCCAACATTGCAGGAATTAAGGCAATTCAAGCAatggctctttatttatttttgcatttatatcccacttttttcccctccaaggaatccaaggcggcataccaccaccaccacctcctcctcctccaccacctcctcctccaccacctcctcctcctcctctccattttatcctcaaaaccaccaccctgtgaggtaggttgggctgagagtctgtgactggcccaaagtcacccagtggggactagaacccggatctcccgactcccagtccaacaccttagccactatacatACTGGCTCTTGCTTCCCACCCATTTCTCCTGCTCCCCTCTGCAGTCCCCATAATATTCAGTAGGTCCTGTCTGACTTTCTGGAGAGGTTTTTCAGGGACACTGGAGTCTGCAGAGGGGACTTCACATAATGTTGGATATCACCCATTTACTGCAAAATTGGAACTGGGCAACaaccttcatttcatttcttctacttctatactgcccctgagctctgtgggcagttcacaaaaattaaaaaccattaatggTTTTCAGCTGAATCACTCTAGCACAGACGACAGCTTTTAATTCATTATTTGTACTTTGTGAGATTCAAGTTGTCCTAGAACTGCAATTcccaactggtacaaaacagacaTAAAAGCCATCTTTGTACTTTCAACTGTGACGGAACGTCCCATAACAGAAAGCTGTTGCGTTGGCAAATCTAGCACTGATGCCACAACCACGACATCAGTCAATCCCATTTGCAAAACTGCCTATTTGCATTTACACAAGTTTCACAGCAACAAGTGATTTAACAAAAGGGATAAAACACCATGATTTATCATGACTAGGAAATATGAAGTGAACCATTCCACTGCATGCTCCCACAATGACCTGGGAAGGGGCAAGGAAGCTGAAAGGACTCCAAACCAGCTATAGGGCAGGCAAAAGCATTACTTGAATGGCACTTTCTTAAAACAAAGTATTTACCCATGATAATTAAAATGCCCATTCATTTACATGCTTTTTCATATCTACAGGACCCACTGTTCTTGagctggaaaaacaacaactatgacAACCTCAGTGTTTATTCCCCAGTCTGTGAAGCATAAATCTTTCTACACACTGAGGAATAGCTGGACTTGCTGTTTCTTAATGTAAAACCAGTAAATCATCAACCTCAAGAAGTTCCTGTTTGTTCTGAATGTTGCTTACCTGTTCCTGCAATAATTTCAGTATATCTGTAACATCATTGTCCTCAAGATTGTCTTGAGAAAGCAGTTCATACAGTGGGATTTCATCTGGATATTTC
This sequence is a window from Elgaria multicarinata webbii isolate HBS135686 ecotype San Diego chromosome 4, rElgMul1.1.pri, whole genome shotgun sequence. Protein-coding genes within it:
- the RWDD1 gene encoding RWD domain-containing protein 1: MTDYGEEQRNELEALESIYPDSFTVLSENPTSFTITVTSEAGENDETVQTTLKFTYAEKYPDEIPLYELLSQDNLEDNDVTDILKLLQEQTEENLGMVMIFTLVSAVQEKLNEIVDQIKTRREEEKIQKEKEAEEAEKQCFHGTPVTIENFLSWKAKFDTEIVEIRRKKMKEEEQCGKNKLTGKQLFERDHNLDTSDIQFLEEAGNSVEVDESLFQEMDDLDLEDEEDDPDYNPVHLDSD